In Streptococcus gallolyticus subsp. gallolyticus DSM 16831, the sequence GTTCCACCTTTAATTTTAGTAGCTTGTACGAACAAGTTACGGAATTGTTTTTCACCTACACCGTAAGTGAAACGAAGTTTTTGTTTTTCAGCCAATTGCAAACCATATTCAGAAAGTTTGCTACGGTTGTTAGGACCGTGTTGACCTGGCACGTAGTTACGACGTGCTAATTCTTTACCTGTACCTGTAAGAGACAAGCCAAGGCGACGTGATTGTTTCCATGATGGACCTGTATAACGTGACATTAAAAATGTCCTCCTATAAAATAAAAATTTTGTAGGAAATAACAAATTAGAGAATCCTGATTCGTGCAGTTGACTTTCATCTAAACAGCCAAGATTACTTTTCCGACTTCTAGGAGCTTTTCTATAAGAAGAAAAACTGTAGAAGAGCCAACTGTTGACGAGCTTCATACTCTCCTGCTATTATTTCACACAAAGCTTAGTTTAACATAAAAAAAAGGCGTTGTAAAGCCTTTTTATCTACTATTGCTGATAATTCTAATCAAGGATTAATCAAAATAGCGAATCAATGTTTTTTCAGTTAAAATATCTGAATAAGTGTATGATTCAACATAAGAATTGTTGATTGCTCCTGGAACATCTGAATTTTCATTGTATTCAACGATAAATAATGAAGGGTAAACTTCAGTCAAACGACCAACTTTATTTTTTTCACGTTTACGACCATTTTCAAGTGTCAATTCAACAAGTTGACCTTCATGGGCTTTAATATCTTCTTTGATTTTTT encodes:
- a CDS encoding Veg family protein, whose product is MSDAFADVAKMKKIKEDIKAHEGQLVELTLENGRKREKNKVGRLTEVYPSLFIVEYNENSDVPGAINNSYVESYTYSDILTEKTLIRYFD